A stretch of the Rosa rugosa chromosome 5, drRosRugo1.1, whole genome shotgun sequence genome encodes the following:
- the LOC133708567 gene encoding uncharacterized protein LOC133708567 isoform X1 has protein sequence MNEEEVEPPLGVLLGRKRRKTKSAKRASQATPHSTEPLQIEPEPVPIDAEPIQIEPEPVAIKPENSRNGARVTVSMFDDSVENHFRVMHTISELCGDAEDEPLPVSDIQRLSSSTTFLREWADFKYEPRDVRFACEAESSDEEDVVSRINLRQFSSATVPQNEAGNTSSPELRQDYVMYVGGPVWALDWCPRVHESHDRHAKCEFIAIAAHPPGSSYHKLGEPLTGRGAIQIWCLLNASVNDEGVPIGDKPKGGNKRSGATEKCTEQKRGRPRKKPLEESVGKEAAEEKLSEPKRPRGRPRKKPIEESIDKEAKEEKSTQPKRPRGRPRNKSIEESVDNLDGRTNCDEVLAIDYPKESSELHSMDCLPANTQGNFVQEYHGKKQLSYGQSQPKKPRGRPRKKPIKEPVDNLDGGNNNFEVLAIEYQKESLELHSTDCLLANTQVDAVQETSYKQTQSKRSRGIHGKKPIEESVENLDDSSNTGEALDDQYPKELLELEGRDCAPENTRGDEVQDDSGKKRKTNRKTRAKIPREKPGEKLVEYSVDNLHGSSHYAEALGVQYLKETSELHAMDCVPAFTQAHDVQEALNEKLESSGPGPQTNNNVSNNGYAEIGSIRCSVPKDVALPRIIFCLAHHGKVAWDVKWRPLNEHDSRCKHRMGYLAVLLGNGSLEVWEVPVPRAIEVIYSSSSGEGTDPRFVKLAPVFRCSMLKSGDKKSIPLTVEWSASPPHDYLIAGCHDGTVAMWKFSASNVSQDTRPLLCFSADTNPIRALSWAPAQSNSDNANVIATAGHGGLKFWDLRDPFRPLWDIDHIPRFIYSLDWIPDPRCVLLSFDDGTMRLLSLTKAASDAPVTGKPFAGTKQQGLHNLGCLPFAIWSVQVSRLTGMVAYCGADGTVLRFQLTSNAVEKDATRNRAPHFLCVSLTEEDSVVTINTPVPHNPFPLKTSRKAEPNKVKREHDKMTTTSQDQVLALCYGDDPGIELESGKEAASLGSKTLKSADDQALVCMDQEPFNTQDEEIGEKGTSLKGIVKQKSKSSKKNTEDEQELEGRDEELINTQREKTGTEYEVFPSKQVAMHRVRWNMNKGSERWLCYGGAAGIVRCQEIVLSDIDMKWARKK, from the exons atgaatgAAGAGGAAGTGGAACCTCCACTCGGGGTTCTATTGGGTCGAAAGCGCAGGAAAACGAAGTCCGCCAAGAGAGCAAGCCAAGCAACACCGCACAGCACAGAGCCACTTCAAATCGAACCAGAGCCCGTCCCGATCGATGCGGAGCCAATTCAAATTGAGCCGGAGCCAGTTGCAATTAAGCCAGAGAACTCAAGGAATGGTGCTAGGGTTACTGTTTCGATGTTCGATGACTCGGTGGAGAATCACTTCAGAGTCATGCACACGATTTCCGAGCTCTGTGGCGACGCTGAAGACGAGCCACTCCCGGTGAGCGACATTCAACGCTTATCATCCTCCACCACTTTCTTGAG GGAATGGGCAGATTTTAAGTATGAACCTAGAGATGTTCGATTCGCTTGCGAAGCAGAAAGCTCTGATGAGGAGGATGTTGTCAGTAGGATAAACTTGCGGCAGTTTTCTTCTGCAACTGTTCCACAG AACGAGGCGGGGAACACATCTTCTCCAGAGTTGAG ACAAGACTATGTGATGTATGTTGGAGGGCCTGTTTGGGCATTGGATTGGTGTCCTAGAGTTCATGAAAGTCACGACCGTCATGCAAAGTGCGAG TTTATTGCCATTGCTGCTCATCCCCCTGGATCTTCTTATCACAAGTTAGGTGAGCCACTTACTGGCAGAGGTGCCATTCAGATATGGTGTCTTCTAAATGCTAGTGTAAATGATGAAGGTGTTCCTATAGGAGACAAACCAAAAGGAGGAAATAAAAGGAGTGGAGCCACAGAAAAATGCACTGAACAAAAAAGGGGAAGACCCAGAAAGAAGCCATTAGAAGAATCTGTTGGCAAAGAGGCCGCAGAAGAAAAACTGTCTGAGCCAAAAAGGCCGAGAGGAAGACCTAGAAAGAAGCCAATAGAAGAATCTATTGACAAAGAGGCCAAAGAAGAGAAATCAACTCAACCAAAGAGGCCTAGAGGAAGACCTAGAAATAAATCAATAGAAGAATCTGTTGACAACTTGGATGGGAGAACCAATTGTGATGAGGTTCTTGCTATTGATTATCCAAAGGAATCATCTGAGTTGCATTCTATGGATTGTCTTCCTGCAAATACTCAAGGAAATTTTGTACAAGAATATCATGGCAAAAAGCAACTAAGTTATGGGCAGAGTCAACCAAAGAAGCCTAGAGGAAGACCCAGAAAGAAGCCAATAAAAGAACCTGTTGACAATTTAGATGGGGGCAACAATAATTTTGAGGTTCTTGCTATTGAATACCAAAAGGAATCACTGGAGTTGCATTCTACGGATTGTCTTCTTGCAAATACTCAAGTGGACGCTGTACAAGAAACAAGTTACAAGCAGACTCAATCAAAGAGGTCTAGAGGAATACATGGAAAGAAGCCAATAGAAGAATCTGTTGAAAACTTGGATGACAGCAGCAATACGGGTGAGGCTCTTGATGATCAATATCCAAAGGAATTATTGGAGTTGGAGGGCAGGGATTGCGCTCCTGAAAATACTCGAGGAGATGAGGTACAAGATGATAGtggtaagaaaagaaaaacaaacagaaaGACTCGAGCAAAGATTCCTAGAGAAAAACCTGGGGAGAAGCTAGTAGAATATTCTGTTGATAACTTGCATGGGAGCAGCCATTATGCGGAGGCTCTTGGAGTCCAATATCTCAAGGAAACATCAGAGTTGCATGCTATGGATTGTGTTCCTGCATTTACTCAGGCGCATGATGTACAAGAAGCTCTTAATGAAAAACTTGAAAGTTCCGGACCGGGTCCTCAAACAAATAATAATGTTTCAAATAATGGTTATGCTGAAATTGGCTCAATTAGGTGTTCAGTTCCAAAGGATGTAGCATTGCCAAGAATCATATTCTGCCTAGCTCACCATGGAAAGGTTGCTTGGGATGTGAAATGGCGTCCTCTTAATGAACATGATTCCAGATGCAAGCATCGAATGGGCTATCTTGCTGTTCTGTTGGGGAACGGGTCTCTGGAAGT GTGGGAGGTTCCTGTTCCTCGTGCAATTGAAGTTATTTATTCTTCTTCATCTGGAGAGGGCACTGATCCTCGCTTTGTAAAATTGGCACCAGTATTTAGATGCTCAATGTTGAAGTCTGGTGACAAAAAAAG CATCCCTCTTACTGTTGAATGGTCAGCTTCACCACCTCACGATTACTTAATTGCCGGATGCCATGATGGAACT GTTGCTATGTGGAAGTTTTCTGCTAGTAATGTATCTCAAG ATACAAGGCCTTTACTTTGTTTCAGCGCAGATACAAATCCTATTAGGGCGCTTTCTTGGGCCCCAGCTCAAAG CAATTCAGACAATGCAAATGTTATAGCTACTGCTGGACATGGAGGCCTAAAATTTTGGGACCTACG TGATCCATTCCGTCCCTTGTGGGACATCGATCATATACCAAGGTTCATATATAGTCTGGATTGGATTCCAGATCCAAG gtgtGTTCTTCTCTCCTTTGATGATGGAACAATGAGACTTCTCAGCTTGACAAAGGCTGCCTCTGATGCCCCTGTAACAGGAAAACCCTTTGCTGGAACAAAACAACAGGGCCTGCACAATCTTGGTTGTTTGCCTTTTGCTATCTGGAGTGTTCAAGTATCAAGACTAACAG GTATGGTTGCATATTGTGGTGCAGATGGAACTGTTCTGCGCTTCCAA CTTACGTCCAATGCTGTGGAGAAAGATGCTACACGAAACCGGGCCCCACATTTTCTGTGCGTGTCACTAACTGAAGAGGACTCTGTTGTGACCATCAATACCCCAGTACCACATAATCCTTTCCCGTTGAAAACATCTCGTAAAGCTGAGCCAAACAAAGTGAAGAGAGAACATGATAAGATGACAACTACATCACAAGATCAAGTTTTAG CTCTTTGTTACGGTGATGATCCGGGTATTGAATTAGAATCTGGGAAAGAAGCAGCATCTCTTGGAAGCAAAACACTCAAATCTGCGGATGACCAAGCATTAGTATGCATGGATCAAGAGCCATTTAATACCCAAGACGAAGAAATTGGAGAAAAGGGTACATCTCTTAAAGGCATTGTAAAACAGAAATCCAAGTCTAGTAAGAAAAATACAGAGGATGAACAAGAACTGGAAGGCAGAGATGAAGAGCTGATTAATACGCAGAGAGAAAAAACTGGGACCGAGTATGAAGTTTTTCCTTCCAAGCAAGTAGCAATGCACCGAGTGAGATGGAACATGAACAAGGGTAGTGAGAGATGGTTATGCTATGGAGGGGCAGCTGGAATAGTACGTTGTCAAGAGATTGTTTTGTCTGACATTGATATGAAATGGGCAAGGAAGAAATGA
- the LOC133708567 gene encoding uncharacterized protein LOC133708567 isoform X2, whose protein sequence is MYVGGPVWALDWCPRVHESHDRHAKCEFIAIAAHPPGSSYHKLGEPLTGRGAIQIWCLLNASVNDEGVPIGDKPKGGNKRSGATEKCTEQKRGRPRKKPLEESVGKEAAEEKLSEPKRPRGRPRKKPIEESIDKEAKEEKSTQPKRPRGRPRNKSIEESVDNLDGRTNCDEVLAIDYPKESSELHSMDCLPANTQGNFVQEYHGKKQLSYGQSQPKKPRGRPRKKPIKEPVDNLDGGNNNFEVLAIEYQKESLELHSTDCLLANTQVDAVQETSYKQTQSKRSRGIHGKKPIEESVENLDDSSNTGEALDDQYPKELLELEGRDCAPENTRGDEVQDDSGKKRKTNRKTRAKIPREKPGEKLVEYSVDNLHGSSHYAEALGVQYLKETSELHAMDCVPAFTQAHDVQEALNEKLESSGPGPQTNNNVSNNGYAEIGSIRCSVPKDVALPRIIFCLAHHGKVAWDVKWRPLNEHDSRCKHRMGYLAVLLGNGSLEVWEVPVPRAIEVIYSSSSGEGTDPRFVKLAPVFRCSMLKSGDKKSIPLTVEWSASPPHDYLIAGCHDGTVAMWKFSASNVSQDTRPLLCFSADTNPIRALSWAPAQSNSDNANVIATAGHGGLKFWDLRDPFRPLWDIDHIPRFIYSLDWIPDPRCVLLSFDDGTMRLLSLTKAASDAPVTGKPFAGTKQQGLHNLGCLPFAIWSVQVSRLTGMVAYCGADGTVLRFQLTSNAVEKDATRNRAPHFLCVSLTEEDSVVTINTPVPHNPFPLKTSRKAEPNKVKREHDKMTTTSQDQVLALCYGDDPGIELESGKEAASLGSKTLKSADDQALVCMDQEPFNTQDEEIGEKGTSLKGIVKQKSKSSKKNTEDEQELEGRDEELINTQREKTGTEYEVFPSKQVAMHRVRWNMNKGSERWLCYGGAAGIVRCQEIVLSDIDMKWARKK, encoded by the exons ATGTATGTTGGAGGGCCTGTTTGGGCATTGGATTGGTGTCCTAGAGTTCATGAAAGTCACGACCGTCATGCAAAGTGCGAG TTTATTGCCATTGCTGCTCATCCCCCTGGATCTTCTTATCACAAGTTAGGTGAGCCACTTACTGGCAGAGGTGCCATTCAGATATGGTGTCTTCTAAATGCTAGTGTAAATGATGAAGGTGTTCCTATAGGAGACAAACCAAAAGGAGGAAATAAAAGGAGTGGAGCCACAGAAAAATGCACTGAACAAAAAAGGGGAAGACCCAGAAAGAAGCCATTAGAAGAATCTGTTGGCAAAGAGGCCGCAGAAGAAAAACTGTCTGAGCCAAAAAGGCCGAGAGGAAGACCTAGAAAGAAGCCAATAGAAGAATCTATTGACAAAGAGGCCAAAGAAGAGAAATCAACTCAACCAAAGAGGCCTAGAGGAAGACCTAGAAATAAATCAATAGAAGAATCTGTTGACAACTTGGATGGGAGAACCAATTGTGATGAGGTTCTTGCTATTGATTATCCAAAGGAATCATCTGAGTTGCATTCTATGGATTGTCTTCCTGCAAATACTCAAGGAAATTTTGTACAAGAATATCATGGCAAAAAGCAACTAAGTTATGGGCAGAGTCAACCAAAGAAGCCTAGAGGAAGACCCAGAAAGAAGCCAATAAAAGAACCTGTTGACAATTTAGATGGGGGCAACAATAATTTTGAGGTTCTTGCTATTGAATACCAAAAGGAATCACTGGAGTTGCATTCTACGGATTGTCTTCTTGCAAATACTCAAGTGGACGCTGTACAAGAAACAAGTTACAAGCAGACTCAATCAAAGAGGTCTAGAGGAATACATGGAAAGAAGCCAATAGAAGAATCTGTTGAAAACTTGGATGACAGCAGCAATACGGGTGAGGCTCTTGATGATCAATATCCAAAGGAATTATTGGAGTTGGAGGGCAGGGATTGCGCTCCTGAAAATACTCGAGGAGATGAGGTACAAGATGATAGtggtaagaaaagaaaaacaaacagaaaGACTCGAGCAAAGATTCCTAGAGAAAAACCTGGGGAGAAGCTAGTAGAATATTCTGTTGATAACTTGCATGGGAGCAGCCATTATGCGGAGGCTCTTGGAGTCCAATATCTCAAGGAAACATCAGAGTTGCATGCTATGGATTGTGTTCCTGCATTTACTCAGGCGCATGATGTACAAGAAGCTCTTAATGAAAAACTTGAAAGTTCCGGACCGGGTCCTCAAACAAATAATAATGTTTCAAATAATGGTTATGCTGAAATTGGCTCAATTAGGTGTTCAGTTCCAAAGGATGTAGCATTGCCAAGAATCATATTCTGCCTAGCTCACCATGGAAAGGTTGCTTGGGATGTGAAATGGCGTCCTCTTAATGAACATGATTCCAGATGCAAGCATCGAATGGGCTATCTTGCTGTTCTGTTGGGGAACGGGTCTCTGGAAGT GTGGGAGGTTCCTGTTCCTCGTGCAATTGAAGTTATTTATTCTTCTTCATCTGGAGAGGGCACTGATCCTCGCTTTGTAAAATTGGCACCAGTATTTAGATGCTCAATGTTGAAGTCTGGTGACAAAAAAAG CATCCCTCTTACTGTTGAATGGTCAGCTTCACCACCTCACGATTACTTAATTGCCGGATGCCATGATGGAACT GTTGCTATGTGGAAGTTTTCTGCTAGTAATGTATCTCAAG ATACAAGGCCTTTACTTTGTTTCAGCGCAGATACAAATCCTATTAGGGCGCTTTCTTGGGCCCCAGCTCAAAG CAATTCAGACAATGCAAATGTTATAGCTACTGCTGGACATGGAGGCCTAAAATTTTGGGACCTACG TGATCCATTCCGTCCCTTGTGGGACATCGATCATATACCAAGGTTCATATATAGTCTGGATTGGATTCCAGATCCAAG gtgtGTTCTTCTCTCCTTTGATGATGGAACAATGAGACTTCTCAGCTTGACAAAGGCTGCCTCTGATGCCCCTGTAACAGGAAAACCCTTTGCTGGAACAAAACAACAGGGCCTGCACAATCTTGGTTGTTTGCCTTTTGCTATCTGGAGTGTTCAAGTATCAAGACTAACAG GTATGGTTGCATATTGTGGTGCAGATGGAACTGTTCTGCGCTTCCAA CTTACGTCCAATGCTGTGGAGAAAGATGCTACACGAAACCGGGCCCCACATTTTCTGTGCGTGTCACTAACTGAAGAGGACTCTGTTGTGACCATCAATACCCCAGTACCACATAATCCTTTCCCGTTGAAAACATCTCGTAAAGCTGAGCCAAACAAAGTGAAGAGAGAACATGATAAGATGACAACTACATCACAAGATCAAGTTTTAG CTCTTTGTTACGGTGATGATCCGGGTATTGAATTAGAATCTGGGAAAGAAGCAGCATCTCTTGGAAGCAAAACACTCAAATCTGCGGATGACCAAGCATTAGTATGCATGGATCAAGAGCCATTTAATACCCAAGACGAAGAAATTGGAGAAAAGGGTACATCTCTTAAAGGCATTGTAAAACAGAAATCCAAGTCTAGTAAGAAAAATACAGAGGATGAACAAGAACTGGAAGGCAGAGATGAAGAGCTGATTAATACGCAGAGAGAAAAAACTGGGACCGAGTATGAAGTTTTTCCTTCCAAGCAAGTAGCAATGCACCGAGTGAGATGGAACATGAACAAGGGTAGTGAGAGATGGTTATGCTATGGAGGGGCAGCTGGAATAGTACGTTGTCAAGAGATTGTTTTGTCTGACATTGATATGAAATGGGCAAGGAAGAAATGA
- the LOC133712359 gene encoding mitochondrial import receptor subunit TOM40-1-like — protein MAGLVPPPPTAAPDTPKQNERVDYLNLPCPIPYDEISREAYMSLKPELFEGMRIDFTKGLNQKFSLSHSVTMGPTEVPSQSTETIKIPTAQYEFGANFLDPKLMLVGRVLTDGRLNARVKCDLTENLSLKANSQLTNEPHMSHGMASFDYKGKDFRSQFQLGNGALFGANYIQSVTPNLSVGGEVFWAGQHRKSGIGYAARYNTDKMVATGQVASTGVVAMSYVQKVSDKVSLASDFMYNYLSRDVTASFGYDYILRQCRLRGKIDSNGVAAAFLEERLNMGLNFILSAEIDHRKKDYKFGFGLTVGE, from the exons ATGGCGGGCCTCGTTCCTCCTCCACCCACTGCTGCTCCTGATACTCCCAAACAGAATGAGAGAGTCGATTACCTCAATCTCCCTTGCCCTATTCCCTACGACGAGATCTCCCGCGAAGCTTACA TGTCTTTAAAGCCAGAGCTTTTCGAGGGGATGCGAATCGACTTTACCAAAGGTCTCAATCAGAAGTTCTCACTCAGTCACAG TGTGACCATGGGACCTACAGAGGTTCCTTCCCAGTCTACTGAAACTATTAAAATTCCCACTGCTCAGTATGAGTTTGGTGCCAATTTTTTGGACCCAAAG CTGATGCTTGTCGGGAGAGTATTGACTGATGGGAGGCTCAATGCGAGAGTAAAGTGTGATTTAACCGAGAATCTTTCTTTGAAGGCTAATTCTCAG CTTACCAACGAGCCACACATGTCACATGGCATGGCCAGTTTTGATTACAAG GGTAAGGATTTCCGGTCACAGTTTCAACTAGGGAATGGTGCATTGTTTGGTGCAAACTATATTCAG AGTGTAACCCCCAATCTGTCCGTGGGTGGTGAAGTGTTTTGGGCTGGTCAGCATCGGAAGTCTGGTATTGGCTATGCTGCTCGATACAATACAGACAAGATG GTTGCCACAGGGCAGGTTGCTAGTACTGGAGTTGTTGCTATGAGCTATGTTCAGAAGGTGTCTGATAAG GTTTCTCTAGCATCAGATTTCATGTACAACTACTTATCAAGAGACGTGACAGCTAGCTTCGGTTATGATTACATTCTGCGACAG TGTCGTCTTAGAGGAAAGATTGATTCCAATGGTGTAGCTGCTGCCTTTTTGGAAGAGCGACTAAATATGGGTCTTAATTTTATTCTTTCTGCAGAG ATTGATCATAGAAAGAAAGACTACAAATTTGGGTTTGGATTGACTGTTGGAGAGTAA
- the LOC133711519 gene encoding uncharacterized protein LOC133711519 — protein sequence MGELPEPGSSTMVMTTAGHDNLLKTAIGDADLARVSKIYTYGRSFNGSVARLLPHEAKKLSDDDRVVSVFPNAKLKLHTTRSWDFLGLPGNTKKRNFSVKMNSKIAKLSSVRMMKHLENLYDLRPFSKFARISYFDTYLIFPPIFTVLVCFCPFFWQGFSLFMLLISRAFSIVFILLHFIVSAFREMVTLQDYVMYVGGPVWALDWCRINIKNQSYKVIETNESHNRSDTSNQS from the exons ATGGGAGAACTGCCGGAACCCGGATCCTCCACCATGGTCATGACCACAGCCGGCCATGATAACTTGCTCAAGACAGCAATTGGAGA TGCCGACTTAGCCAGAGTATCCAAAATTTATACTTATGGAAGGAGCTTCAATGGCTCCGTAGCCAGATTGTTGCCGCATGAAGCAAAGAAACTATCAG ATGATGATCGGGTTGTTTCAGTGTTTCCAAACGCCAAGCTCAAATTACATACAACAAGGTCATGGGATTTCCTAGGATTGCCAGGAAATACGAAGAAACGAAACTTCAGTGTTAAAATGAACAGCAAAATTGCTAAGTTAAGCAGTGTTAGGATGATGAAGCATTTAGAAAACTTGTATGACCTTCGTCCTTTCTCCAAATTTGCTCGCATTTCTTATTTTGATACTTATCTGATATTCCCTCCAATTTTCACTGTCCTAGTATgtttttgcccttttttttggcAAGGTTTCAGTTTATTTATGCTCCTGATATCCAGGGCTTTCTCAATTGTATTCATTCTTTTGCAT TTTATTGTTTCTGCTTTTCGGGAGATGGTTACTCT ACAAGACTATGTGATGTATGTTGGAGGGCCTGTTTGGGCATTGGATTGGTGTCGGATTAATATCAAAAATCAATCTTACAAGGTGATTGAGACCAATGAATCTCATAATAGGTCTGATACAAGCAACCAATCTTAG